Part of the Streptococcus ilei genome is shown below.
GAGGAGAAATATAAAATGGTTATGACTGACCCAATCGCAGACTTCCTAACTCGTATTCGTAACGCTAACCAAGCAAAACACGAAGTACTTGAAGTACCTGCATCAAACATCAAAAAAGGGATTGCTGAAATCCTTAAACGCGAAGGTTTTGTAAAAAACGTTGAAGTAATCGAAGATGACAAACAGGGAATCATCCGCGTGTTCTTGAAATACGGAGCAAACGGTGAAAAAGTTATCACAAACTTGAAACGTGTTTCTAAACCAGGTTTGCGTGTTTACAAAAAACGTGAAGATCTTCCAAAAGTTCTT
Proteins encoded:
- the rpsH gene encoding 30S ribosomal protein S8 gives rise to the protein MVMTDPIADFLTRIRNANQAKHEVLEVPASNIKKGIAEILKREGFVKNVEVIEDDKQGIIRVFLKYGANGEKVITNLKRVSKPGLRVYKKREDLPKVLNGLGIAILSTSEGLLTDKEARQKNVGGEVIAYVW